Proteins co-encoded in one Dama dama isolate Ldn47 chromosome 2, ASM3311817v1, whole genome shotgun sequence genomic window:
- the LOC133068792 gene encoding securin-like, translating into MRKWRSVRSQELLRAGICPCTAAWCLAVWLLSTPRVGKMFDAPPALPKTARKALGNVHRATEKSVKTNGPLKQKQTTFSTKKITEKTVKAKSSVPASDDTYPEIEKFFPFNPLDFESFDLPEGHQIAHLPLNGVPLMILDEEREPEQLLQV; encoded by the coding sequence ATGCGCAAATGGCGTTCTGTGAGATCCCAGGAGCTCCTCAGAGCCGGGATCTGCCCTTGCACGGCGGCTTGGTGTCTGGCTGTCTGGCTGTTGTCAACACCACGTGTTGGCAAAATGTTTGATGCTCCACCAGCTTTACCAAAAACTGCCAGAAAGGCTTTGGGAAATGTCCACAGAGCTACAGAAAAATCAGTTAAGACAAATGGACCgctcaaacagaaacagacaactTTCTCTACCAAAAAGATTACTGAGAAGACTGTTAAGGCAAAAAGTTCGGTTCCTGCCTCAGATGACACCTatccagaaatagaaaaattctttCCCTTCAATCCATTAGATTTTGAGAGTTTTGACCTGCCTGAGGGGCACCAGATTGCACACCTCCCCTTGAATGGAGTGCCTCTCATGATCCTTGATGAGGAGAGGGAGCCTGAGCAGCTGTTACAGGTGTAA